CCGGGGCGCGACACCGGCGTCGGGGTCGACCACCCGCTCCATCATCAGCATGGTGTCGTGGGCGGCCTTGGCGCTGATCACGCGCTTGCTGGTGGCGACGTCGGTGCCGACCTCGGAGCCGTCGTCGGTGCGGGCCTCGCCCTTGACCAGGCTCGGGGCGATCCGGACACCGCCGTTGGCGATCGTGTTGACCGCGGTGATCATCTGGACCGCGTTGACCGACAGCGACTGTCCGAACGCGATGCGGTCGCCGACCTGGGAGGTCCAGGCCGCACCCTGCGGCAGGATGCCGCGGGTCTCGCCGCCCAGGCCGATCGCGGTGCGCGAGCCGAGCCCGAACTCGGTGAGGTAGCCGCGCAGCTGGCCGGGCTTGAACTGGTCGGCGGCGAGGACGGTGCCGACGTTCGAGGACTTGGCGAGGATGCCGGCCAAGGTGAGCTTGAGGATGCCGTGGTCCCAGTAGTCGCCGATCGGGCGGTCCTGGCGGTGCAGCTGGCCGGGGACCTTGAAGCGCTGCTCCTTGTAGGCCAGTCCGGCGTCGATGAGCGAGCTCATCGTCAGCACCTTCTCGACCGAGCCCGGCTCGTAGACGTCGGTCAGCGCCGAGGACTTGTAGAGCTCCTCCGGGTAGCGGCTCGGGTCGGCGGCGTCGTACGTCGGGTAGTCGGCCAGGGCCAGCAGCTCACCGGTCTTGGTGTCCTGGATGACCGCGATGCCGGACTCGCCGCCCGACTTCTGCACGGTCTGCTGCAGCACCCGCTGCGTGTAGTACTGCAGGTCGCGGTCGATGGTGAGCGTCAGGTTCTTGCCGTCGACCGCGGGGGTGACGGTGTTGTCGCCGAGCGGGATCTGGTTGCCGGCGCCGACCTCGTAGCGGGCCTCGCCGTCCTTGCCCGACAGGTAGGTGTTGAAGGAGTCCTCGAGCCCGGCGAGGCCGATGATCGCGGCGTCCTTGCCCTTCTTGCCGTTCTCGCCGAGGAAGCCGACGAGGTTGGCGGCCACGGTGTGGTTCGGGTAGACCCGCAGCGGGTCGCGCTCGGTCGCGAGACCGGCGAACGGGCGGCCCTTGTCGTCCTTGAACCGCTCCTGGATGTCGGCGACGACCTTCTCGGCCTTGCTGGCCGGCACCTGGCGCGCGATGTACTGGAACCGGCCGCCGTCGCCCTCCACCCGCAGCCTGCGCAGCGTCTCGAAGTAGTCGACGCCGAGCCGGTCGGACAGGATCGTGGCCAGCTCGGGCGCCACCGGCGAGGTGACCTTCGGGTCGGCGACGATCATCCGGCCGTCGACCGTGTCGGCCATCGGCTCGCCGTTGCGGTCGAGGATCTCGCCGCGCGTGGCGGGCAGCGTGACCCGCACCTGCCCCTCGGCGGCGGCCATCTTCGCGTAGGACCGAGGGTCGACGCCCTGCAGCTGCACCAGCCGCGCGGCGAAGACCGAGAGCACCATCGCGATGAGCAGGAACCCGATCTGCATGCGACGGTGCGGGGAGCCCCGCAGGACCTCTCCGGTACGACGCCGCAGGCGGCTGGGGACGGGTCGGCTCACGCGCTCCAACCTACGGCGCGGGGGTCACTGAACCGTGGCGGGCACGCCGTCGGTGGTGGGCTTCACCTTGATCTTGACGGGGTTCGGGTCGAGGTCGGCCGGGCGCTTCGGGCCGGGCTGCTGCAGCGGGAGCTTGTCGGCGCCGGTGGCCGGCTGCGGGTCGCCGCTGATCGTGCCGGAGCCGAGGTGCAGGACGCCCGCGCCGGTCGTCGGCATCACCATGCCGAGCTTCTCGGCCGCGGCCGCGACGTGGGCCGGGTCGTTGAGCGCCTGGATCTCCATCTCGAGCGCCTCCTGCTGCGCGCCGAGGTCGGTCGCCTGGTTGCGCAGCGCGGTCTCCCGGAAGGAGGCCTGCTGCATCGAGGTGTTGAACATGAGCAGGCCGATCACGCCACCGAGCAGGATCACGCTGACGAAGGTCACGAACGGCACCCGCGCCGCGCGGGTGCGTCGCCGCGGGACGACCGTCAGCCGGGCCCGCTCCAGGGCCGCCTGCGCGACCCGGGGCGCGACGTACGGGAGCCGGTTGCGAAGAGGTGAGGTGGAGGACATCAGACGGCTCCCTTGCCAGTGGATGTGCTGCTCGGACGGGTGGCGGCGCGGACGCGCTCGATGGCGCGGAGTCGGACGGAGGCGGCGCGAGGGTTCTCCTCGACCTCCTCGGGAGTGGCCTGCTCGGCACCCCGGGTGACGAGGCGGTACGACGGCTCGGCGCCCTCGGGCACGAACGGCAGGTCGTCGGGCACGTCGAGCCGGGTGGCGGCGGTGAAGGTGCGCTTGACCAGCCGGTCCTCGAGCGAGTGGTAGGACTCGACGACCACGCGGCCCCCGACGCCGATCACCTCGACCGCGGCGGGCATCGCGCGCTGCAGCACCCGCAGCTCGTCGTTGACCTCCATCCGCAGCGCCTGGAAGGTGCGCTTCGCAGGATGGCCGCCGGTGCGCCGGGCGGGAGCCGGGATGACGTCGTACAGCAGCTCGACGAGGCGGGCCGAGCTGGTGAACGGCTCGACCTGGCGCTCGCGGACGACCGCGTCGGCGATCCGGCGCGCCATCTTCTCCTCGCCGTACTCCTTGAGGACCCGGGCCAGCTCGCCCGCGCTGTAGGTGTTGAGGACGTCGGCCGCGGTCGGGCCGGTGTCCCCCATCCGCATGTCGAGGGGCGCGTCGACGGCGTAGGCGAAGCCGCGCTCGGGCAGGTCGAGCTGCATCGAGGAGACACCGAGGTCGAACAGCACGGCGTCGACCTCGGCGAGGCCCTGGTCGGCGACGACGTCGGCGATCTCGTCGTACACCGCCTGCACCCCGCGGAACCGGTCGCCGTACGGCGCCAGGCGCTCGCGGCTCATCTCGAGCGCCCGGGGGTCGCGGTCGATGCCGATCACCCGGGCCTGCGGGAGCCGCTCGAGGACGGCCTCGCTGTGGCCGCCGAGACCGAGAGTGCAGTCGACGAGGACGGCGCCCTCGTGGTCGAGCGCGGGCGCGAGGAGGGCGACGACCCGGTCCAGGAGGACGGGGACGTGGCGGGGGCTGCTCATCTCAGCGCCCCGCGAGACGGGTCAGCACGAGCAGGAGTGCGCAGCCGACCGAGAGCGCCGCGGAGAAGGCCATGAGGGCGACGACGTCTCGTGCCTGCTCGCGGACGCGGCGCTCACCGGAGACCTCCGGTGGCTGCGTGCGAACGACGCTCATGACTTCGACCCCTCGACCCTGGAATGACTGTGCGGCTGGTGCTGCTGGTGCTGCCGACAAATGCGGCGGATCCGCAGAGCCAGGTCCCGGCCCGCTCCCGTTCCGGTGTTCGGGGTGCCGTCTGGTGCCGGGGAAGGTGCCCCAGAAGGCGGGGTTCGGCGAGGCGCCTGTGGCCGGGGAAGGTGCTACAGGTGGCTGCCTGGGGAGCGAGAACGGGCTGAGACCTCGTCCTGCGGATCCGCTGTGTTGTTGTCAGTGCTGGTGGTGGTGCTGGTCCTGCTGAGGGACTAGTCGTCGTCCTCGTCGAGGTCGGCGAACTCCTCCAGGGCCTCGAGCTGGAACTCGCGCCAGGCGGCGGGGTTCCAGATCTCCAGGCGGTCCCGGACCCCGATCACGACGACGTCGCGGTCGAGTCCGGCGTACTCACGCAGGTGTGCCGGGATGCCGACCCGGCCCTGCTTGTCGGGGGTGCTCTCGTCGCCGCCGGCGAAGAGGACCCGGGCGTAGCGCCGGGCGGCGCGGTTGGTCATCGGCCGGGCGGCTTGCCGCTCGGCCTCCTCGGCGAAGACGTCGGTCGGCCAGACGACGAGGCACTTGTCCTGTCCCTGTGTGACCACGAGGCCCTCCGCCAGTCGATCCCTGAACTTCGCCGGGAGGAAGAGGCGGCCCTTGTCGTCGAGCTTCGGGGTGTAGGTGCCCATGAAGAGCATCGGGCCACCCCCAGCCGTCCCACCGGACTCCGCCGTTCCTCCACTTTCCCCCACACTACTCCACTTTCCTCCACCGTCAACCACCGAGGCCCCACTCGGTGCGGCGTTTCGCACCACCGCGCGCCCCAAATGCGCAGGTCAGCGCGCTGGGAGCGCTGGTGGAGCGAAGTGGAGGAGAAGTGGAGCGCCGGCGGAGAGCCGGCGGAGAGCCGGCGGGGAGCCGCGTCCGGTCGTGGCCGGGTGCCGCCGGGTGCTGCCGCCGTTCCCACGTCGGCCGCAGGCCGACTCGCCCGATCGGACGCCGTCGCGAGCGCCGCTTCCGGCCGATCTGGCAAGGCGGCGGAGCGAAGCCATGCTGGGCGCACGTCGAGCGACGGCAACGCAGCCAGGCCGAGTCGGAAGTGGCGCGCAGCAGGGGTGCGATTGGGCGAGTCGGCCTAAGGTTGCTCCACCGCAGCGAGGTGGCTGCTGAGAGAGGGAGAACAGCCGTGGAGTCGCCGAGCACCGATGTGGACACCGTCGCGCGCGTCGCCGGCCGGATCCAGGCCAACGTGGAGAAGGTGATCGAGGGCAAGAGCGAGGTGGTCTCGGCCGCGATCGTCGTCCTGCTGGCCGAGGGTCACCTGCTGCTCGAGGACGTCCCCGGCGTCGGCAAGACCATGCTGAGCAAGGCCCTGGCCCGCAGCATCGACTCGACGGTGCGCCGCGTGCAGTTCACCCCGGACCTGCTGCCCTCCGACATCACCGGCGTGTCGGTCTACAACCAGTCGACGCGTGAGTTCGAGTTCCGCCCCGGCGGTGTGTTCGCCAACGTCGTCATCGGCGACGAGATCAACCGCGCCTCCCCCAAGACCCAGTCCGCGCTGCTGGAGTGCATGGCCGAGCGGCAGGTGACCGTCGACAACATCACCTACCACCTCGAGTCGCCGTTCATGGTGATCGCGACCCAGAACCCGGTCGAGATGGAGGGCACCTATCCCCTCCCCGAGGCACAGCGCGACCGGTTCCTGGCCCGGGTCTCGATCGGCTACCCGGTGCCGGCCGCCGAGATCGCCATGCTCGCCAGCCACGGCGCGGTCAACCCCCTCGACGACCTGGAGCCGGTGACCGACAGCGCCGAGATCCGCAAGATGTGCGCGATCGTCAGCCAGGTGCACGTCTCCGACACGGTGCAGCGGTACGCCGTCGCGCTCACCGCCGCCACCCGGCACAGCCCCGAGCTGGTGCTCGGCGCCTCGCCGCGCGCCACGCTCCACCTGGTCCGGGCGGCCAAGGCCCGCGCCGCCCTGCACCGCCGCGACTACGTCCTCCCCGACGACCTGCGCGCCCTGGTCCAGCCGGTGCTCGCCCACCGCCTGCTCCCGAGCGCCGAGGCCGCGATCGGTGGGCGGAACGTCGCGACCATCCTCGAGGGCATCGCGGCCCAGGTCCCGGTGCCCGAGCCGACCTCCTGACGAGCACGCGCGGTCATCCGATGCGCCGGCACCTCTCCTCCCTGACCCTCCGCGGACGCGCGTTCGTCGCGGCGGGGGCGACCGCGGTCGTGTGCGCGGTCGGCTTCGGCCAGCCCGCGCTGACCCGGGTCGGCGTCCTGGTCCTGGCCCTCCCCCTCCTGGCCGCGCTCGTCGTCAGCCGGCGCAAGCACGACCCCATGGTCGCCCGCACGGTGTGGCCGCGGCTGCTCCGCGCCGGCGAGACCGCGCGGATCGACCTCACCATCGCCAGCGACCGCAAGCGCTCGGACGGTGCGCTGCTGGTGGAGGACACGCTCCCCTACGCACTCGGCGGCCGGGCCCGGTTCGTGCTGCAGGGCCTCGGCGGCTCCTGGGAGCGCACGGTGTCCTACCCGGTGCGTTCCGACATCAGGGGCCGGTACGTCGTCGGGCCGGTCGTCGCCCGCCTGGCCGACCCGTTCGGCCTGGTCGAGCGGCGCCGCGCGATCGGCGGGACCGCCCAGCTGACGGTGACCCCGCGCGTCGTACCGCTCCCCTCGATCCCGTTGACCGGCGGCTGGCAGGGCGCCGGCGAGCACCGGCCTCAGGCGTTCGCATCCGGGTCGGCCGAGGACGTGAGCGTGCGTGAGTACCGCCGCGGCGACGACCTGCGCCGCGTGCACTGGCGCAGCTCCGCGCGCATCGGCGAGCTGATGGTGCGCCGCGAGGAGCAGCCGTGGGAGGCGCGCGCCACGGTGCTGCTCGACAACCGGCGCCTCGCCCACCGCGGCCAGGGCCCGGCGTCCAGCCTCGAGGCGGCGGTGATCGCGGCCGCGTCGCTGACCGTGCACCTCGAGCAGCACGGCTACACCGTCCAGCTCTGCACCGCCGACGGGACCGTGGGCTCCGACGGGGCCCTGGAGCACCTCGCCGTGCTGGAGATGACGCACCGCACCACCCTCGACGTGGCCTGGTCCGGCGAGCAGGCCCGCGGTGGCGTCGTGGTCGCCGTGCTCGGCGGCTTCCTCCCCGACGACAACGCGGCGCTGCGCCGGATCCGCCACGACGCGGGCGCCGCGCTGGCGCTCGTGCTCGACGTCGACCAGTGGTCCCCCGCCCGCGCGGGACTCGGCGCCGCCGCGGCGGCCGCCGTCACCTCGCTCGCCTGGCGTGCCACCTCGCTCGGCCCGCGCGACCACCTCGACGCGGCCTGGCGCGAGCTCGGCCGGGCCCCCGTGCGCGGAGGTGCGCGGGCATGACCAGTGCCAGCCCGACGATCACCAACCGACGCGGCCCGTTCGGCCCGGTCCTGCTGCTCGGCGTCGTCGCCGTGCTGACCACGTGGGCGGCGCTGACCGCGTGGCGCGGCTTCGTCGAGATGCCCGGCAGCTACCTGCGCCCCCTCGCCGTCCTCGCCGCGCTGCTCGCCCTGAGCGGTGCCGGACTGCGCTGGTCGGGCGCGCCCCGCTGGCTCACCACCCTGGTCCAGGTCGTGCTCGCCACGGTCTTCGTCACCCACCAGATCACCGGCTCGCTCCTGCCGGTCGGCGCCACCGCCACCGAGATCTGGCAGTCGCTGGAGGCCTCGGTGCGCACGGCCCGGCAGTACGCCGCGCCGATCGGCGACCGGGTCGCTCCGGTCTGGCCGCTGCTCGTCGTCGCCGGCGCCGTGGTCCTCGTCCTCGTCGAGACCCTGGCCTGCACGCTGCGCCGCGTCCCCGCCGCCGGCCTCGGCCTGCTCGCGGTCTACGCCCTGCCCAGCGGCGTGCTCGACGGCGGCCCGGACGCCCTCAGCTTCCTCGGCGCCGCGGGCGGCTTCCTCGTCCTGCTCCACCTCGAGTCGCGCGAGCACCTGCTGCGCTGGGGCCGCACCGTCGGCCCGCAGCAGGACTCGATGTGGCGCGGCAACCCGGTGCGCGAGGCGATGCGGGCCGGTGCCGGACGGATCGGGATCACCGCGACGGCGCTCGCCCTCGTCGTCCCCCTGCTCCTGCCGACGGTCGGCGTCAACGTGCTCGACCTCGGCACCGGCAAGGGCAACGGCGACATCCGGATCCGCAAGCCGATCGCCGACATGCGCCGCGACCTCGAGCGCGGCGAGGACGTGCCGCTCGTGCGGCTGCGCACCGACGACCCGTCGCCGTCGTACCTGCGGATCTCGGTGCTCAACCGCTACACCGGCGACGAGTGGAGCAGCGGCGACCGCGACGTGGCCCGCGACGACCGCGCCGACGGGTCGGTCCCCCTCCCCCGCGGGCTGTCCGAGGACGTACGGCGCACCACCTTCGACTACGACGCGACGGTCAGCGAGCAGCTCGACTCCACCTGGCTGCCCACGCAGTATCCGATCTCCGCCGTCGACGCCCCCGGCGACTGGCGCTACGACCCGTCCACGATGGACTTCCTCGCCGCTGACGACGGCCTCGACACCCGCGGCGTCAGCTACACGATGACCGGCGTCGCCCTGGACTTCGGCACCGACCGCTCGTTCTTCCGCGACTCGCGTACCGGCGACGTGTCCGAGGAGGTCCTCCACGTCCCCAGCACGGTGCCGCCGCTGGTGCGCAACCTGGCCCGCGACGTCACCTCCGGCGCGACCACCGACTACGAGCGCGCCCTGTTGCTGCAGCGGTGGTTCCGCCAGGACGGCGGGTTCACCTACGACCTGCAGAAGGCACCCAAGGGCACCGGCAACCAGACCCTCGAGGGATTCCTGGCCCGCAACGGCCGGGTGGGCT
The genomic region above belongs to Nocardioides sp. QY071 and contains:
- a CDS encoding penicillin-binding protein 2: MSRPVPSRLRRRTGEVLRGSPHRRMQIGFLLIAMVLSVFAARLVQLQGVDPRSYAKMAAAEGQVRVTLPATRGEILDRNGEPMADTVDGRMIVADPKVTSPVAPELATILSDRLGVDYFETLRRLRVEGDGGRFQYIARQVPASKAEKVVADIQERFKDDKGRPFAGLATERDPLRVYPNHTVAANLVGFLGENGKKGKDAAIIGLAGLEDSFNTYLSGKDGEARYEVGAGNQIPLGDNTVTPAVDGKNLTLTIDRDLQYYTQRVLQQTVQKSGGESGIAVIQDTKTGELLALADYPTYDAADPSRYPEELYKSSALTDVYEPGSVEKVLTMSSLIDAGLAYKEQRFKVPGQLHRQDRPIGDYWDHGILKLTLAGILAKSSNVGTVLAADQFKPGQLRGYLTEFGLGSRTAIGLGGETRGILPQGAAWTSQVGDRIAFGQSLSVNAVQMITAVNTIANGGVRIAPSLVKGEARTDDGSEVGTDVATSKRVISAKAAHDTMLMMERVVDPDAGVAPRAAVPGYRVAGKTGTAQRVVDRRYDGSLTVSFAGFAPADDPRFTIYVVVHNPRAGSGGGSVAGPAFAKLMSHALRRYGVAPTGTEPNQTPVEW
- the rsmH gene encoding 16S rRNA (cytosine(1402)-N(4))-methyltransferase RsmH — encoded protein: MSSPRHVPVLLDRVVALLAPALDHEGAVLVDCTLGLGGHSEAVLERLPQARVIGIDRDPRALEMSRERLAPYGDRFRGVQAVYDEIADVVADQGLAEVDAVLFDLGVSSMQLDLPERGFAYAVDAPLDMRMGDTGPTAADVLNTYSAGELARVLKEYGEEKMARRIADAVVRERQVEPFTSSARLVELLYDVIPAPARRTGGHPAKRTFQALRMEVNDELRVLQRAMPAAVEVIGVGGRVVVESYHSLEDRLVKRTFTAATRLDVPDDLPFVPEGAEPSYRLVTRGAEQATPEEVEENPRAASVRLRAIERVRAATRPSSTSTGKGAV
- the mraZ gene encoding division/cell wall cluster transcriptional repressor MraZ, with amino-acid sequence MLFMGTYTPKLDDKGRLFLPAKFRDRLAEGLVVTQGQDKCLVVWPTDVFAEEAERQAARPMTNRAARRYARVLFAGGDESTPDKQGRVGIPAHLREYAGLDRDVVVIGVRDRLEIWNPAAWREFQLEALEEFADLDEDDD
- a CDS encoding MoxR family ATPase — translated: MESPSTDVDTVARVAGRIQANVEKVIEGKSEVVSAAIVVLLAEGHLLLEDVPGVGKTMLSKALARSIDSTVRRVQFTPDLLPSDITGVSVYNQSTREFEFRPGGVFANVVIGDEINRASPKTQSALLECMAERQVTVDNITYHLESPFMVIATQNPVEMEGTYPLPEAQRDRFLARVSIGYPVPAAEIAMLASHGAVNPLDDLEPVTDSAEIRKMCAIVSQVHVSDTVQRYAVALTAATRHSPELVLGASPRATLHLVRAAKARAALHRRDYVLPDDLRALVQPVLAHRLLPSAEAAIGGRNVATILEGIAAQVPVPEPTS
- a CDS encoding DUF58 domain-containing protein gives rise to the protein MRRHLSSLTLRGRAFVAAGATAVVCAVGFGQPALTRVGVLVLALPLLAALVVSRRKHDPMVARTVWPRLLRAGETARIDLTIASDRKRSDGALLVEDTLPYALGGRARFVLQGLGGSWERTVSYPVRSDIRGRYVVGPVVARLADPFGLVERRRAIGGTAQLTVTPRVVPLPSIPLTGGWQGAGEHRPQAFASGSAEDVSVREYRRGDDLRRVHWRSSARIGELMVRREEQPWEARATVLLDNRRLAHRGQGPASSLEAAVIAAASLTVHLEQHGYTVQLCTADGTVGSDGALEHLAVLEMTHRTTLDVAWSGEQARGGVVVAVLGGFLPDDNAALRRIRHDAGAALALVLDVDQWSPARAGLGAAAAAAVTSLAWRATSLGPRDHLDAAWRELGRAPVRGGARA
- a CDS encoding DUF3488 and transglutaminase-like domain-containing protein, with the protein product MTSASPTITNRRGPFGPVLLLGVVAVLTTWAALTAWRGFVEMPGSYLRPLAVLAALLALSGAGLRWSGAPRWLTTLVQVVLATVFVTHQITGSLLPVGATATEIWQSLEASVRTARQYAAPIGDRVAPVWPLLVVAGAVVLVLVETLACTLRRVPAAGLGLLAVYALPSGVLDGGPDALSFLGAAGGFLVLLHLESREHLLRWGRTVGPQQDSMWRGNPVREAMRAGAGRIGITATALALVVPLLLPTVGVNVLDLGTGKGNGDIRIRKPIADMRRDLERGEDVPLVRLRTDDPSPSYLRISVLNRYTGDEWSSGDRDVARDDRADGSVPLPRGLSEDVRRTTFDYDATVSEQLDSTWLPTQYPISAVDAPGDWRYDPSTMDFLAADDGLDTRGVSYTMTGVALDFGTDRSFFRDSRTGDVSEEVLHVPSTVPPLVRNLARDVTSGATTDYERALLLQRWFRQDGGFTYDLQKAPKGTGNQTLEGFLARNGRVGYCEQFASAMAVMARVLGIPARVAVGFLQPDQTGTHTWVYSSHDLHAWPELYFAGSGWVRFEPTPSGRVQEVPAYTRVPVDGGSDDPRGGPTNATSAGPGASGTAAPSAGPNRRPEIDRDPGTATGADQGGLPLPVLIGGAVVLVLLLAGIAALGGPTAVRTRGRRTRLAGSPDDVWREVRATAIDLGLPWPAGRSPRESGAFLLGHLATPTDRPAERPRTGPEAAPEAADALERLVLAVEHARYARPGAVATLERTSVAEDGALVLAALEAGVTPRARRRARWVPMSVWRR